The Colletotrichum destructivum chromosome 7, complete sequence genome contains the following window.
TCTCCGCAGGTCTCAAGTGCAGGGGCTACTACGCCGGCGATACCACGTTGTGTCGGAGAGATATGGCATCTCGATATACCAGACACACCGGCGATACCacgcccgagggcggcccagGTACGAGCTGGGAGCGCGTCTGATGTACCTGCCCTATCCCTCCGCACAACGGCCCAGGTACGAACTGAGAACGTAGCTCCCCCGCTGCCTTCTGGTCACGACCACGGTGCTACGGCCCACCGGAAACCCCGGGCGCAACCCCAGGTCCAGCTTCCCGTTACCGCGACTCGTCTCCGAATCGCGGCCGACCATGTCTTGCAGATCAGAGGCGCAGagcagccgccgcgccggcacGACTACTCGCACTCCGTCCACTAACCCAACCCATGTCCGCCGTGTGGTGTTCGATCGCGGTGCGCTGTGTCCTCAGGATTGGTCCGGCCGCTTTTCCTGTGCTCGAAGCTTAACAAGTCTGCTGACACCATGTCAACCCGTCAGTCTTAACAACTTCCATTACGCTCGACAGAGCACGTAGGCTTGTTCCGAGCCCTCGCCGGGAGACCCGCCGATGCCTCATGATGCTCGACTCATCCGCCCCCGAGCTCAGAGCCGGATGGGCCGGAGGGTGTCCTGTCTCTTCATCGACGTCAGCCAATGTCAAGTCGGATGGTTTTCTTACGCCAGTATCCCCCTAGTAGCTTGTTGGCTTCGGAGATGGCGTGGGTGGTACGGTGGTCGTTGATCGCGTAGTCCGTTTGTAGGTTCGAGAGTGCCGATGAAAACTTTTCTTAGCACCATCCAACCGCGGTTTCGACCGCGCGCGACGCACCGCGCCACCCCCCGCCCTTCCTACTGACACCGGACACCACGAGAAGGTCTGCCACATCGTCCTACTGCTTTTTCAAGCAGCATCCAGTGTGCTCACTGGAGGCCAAAGGGGGGAGTGAGAGATGCTCAGACTTACATCAAATAAGGGATCGTGGAGCGAGAAGATCAACGAAGCCATTGCGATTTGCTTCAAGTGGACGCAAGCGGGAAACTTTCTTTTCGAAAGTCGGCCTGCGGATTGTATTGTTGATTGTTTAAATGGGATGTATAGCACAAACTGTTTCGCCTTCAAAGGTGGAGAGTCGTAGGCTTTATATGCCATTCAGCCTCAAGTTTCTGGTCTGCACATATCCTTACCCAGCACACGTGTCTCGTCATCGGCTGAAGATATCAATGGCACACCACAGGCGTCAGTCAACTGTACGAGTAGATAATGCacctcacacacacactgaATGGAGTGTGCCATCCGGATCCTATTGGCGTCAGGAGAAGGTTTCAATGCGTTTTTGGCAAACGGAGAAGGGGATATTGAAGCGGCCACAATCATCGAAACCAGACTGCTGAATTAAGCTAGTCCATAACTGACTATCCCAGGATGTCAACTTATCAGAAATGACAGCTCTGTATCCAGGCAAGGCAGCTCACGCTTCATCTTGTTTCTCACACCACAAGGGACTGTCACTCTCACTTGAATACTTGACCGCATCGATGCCAAACGGTTGCCTGGCTCTTGGCAATTCTCATAAGTGGGTGGGCAAAtgcttcccccttccccccacAGCGCCTTGGTGTTATACCTTTTGCTCGGGTGTAAATTCAGCCTTGACACGCCAAACAGTGAGAAGGCCCCGCCTCCCTTCCGCTTGGCTCATCTTGGAAGCCTACGTTTGCTGTATTTCGTTTGAGAGTCTGCAAAACTTCTGTCAAGCATCATTCTGCCATGTGAGGCTACTGACTACCGGAATTTTCGATGTGCCCCCAACCCATACTTGGCGTCGCTTGCATATTGTGTACATTTACGCTCACCCCCAAGGCCGACTTGCTTTTTGGCATGACGGGATGTTGCGCACTCCCTCGGCCTGCATATCATGCACGTCTACGCTCACCCCGATGTGGCTTGCTTCCTGGCTTTCTTCCTGGCTTGACAAGCTGTGGCACACTTCCTTGAGACGCCTGAATAAAAGTGCAATTTTACGCTTACCCCAAGCTTGGCTGCACGCAACTGTGCCTTAGGGTGATGTTGACAGTATGCTGATTGGCTGTGTCCGAGTATTGACAATCACTGGAGTAAGTCACCTCTATTGACAGGCTTGGAATGACGGCTGTTGGCGTGGCTGGGGACCTGGGGAGACATGAGACTGTGATTGCATTGGTAATCAACAAGAAAAAGCGCTTGCAGCCGTTCTATGTAGAGCCTGTACCTCCTGTATTACGACGTTGGGCGTTGGCCTTGAGCCAGGAACTAGACCTGCGAAACCTCGATGGCTAGTTGGTCGAACTTTTTCAAACAGTTTGGATTCTGCGGGCCCATTGACGTTTTACTGTTTGCTTTCTTTCCTTGGAGGAGCTGAGGATGAGAAACCAGAGTTAGCCGGACTTCGTGAGACGGCGACCTAGTCCCGACCGGTCAGAGAGCTTTTTAGAAATATCCCTGAACTCTTTTCAGCCAATGTCGGCTCTAATCTTTTTCTGAACACTGGTTGATTTAAGACACGAGATAACGCCCCAACTCAAGAGTCCGTCGTCGTTGTGATACCCAGGTAAACATGAGTTCCTTAGGCACATTGTGGAGTGTGCGGTGTGGGCACTCCAAAAAGCCATGTCAGAGACAGTGGAAGAGCAAATGTCTGTTGATTTTAAATCGATCTTGGAAGACCTCCAACTACAATCGGGCCATTCGCCTAAAGATACGCTGAAAAATTCCGTATGGTAGAGAACGCAGTGGTCTAGGCCACTTGAGTAAGATGACGATAAGAGACCACGAGCGTGGTAAAGCAGGTTGTAAATATTAAAAGAAACATCAGTTTAGCAAAGCCGCAGTCGTTCATGAATCATTTCTCTTTTAAACCGCATTCACTTTCCTGTTCTGAACCTTGGGCAGAGAGAACATTATTCGAGGATTCTGAACTGTCAAACAGCGGAGATTCGGCGTACGGATCTTCTGATGGGCTCACGAGTTGCGTACAGGTGCTGATAGATAAGCTTTCTATCATGGGGTCGACAAAAGTTACGAAGCTATCGGGTGAAATGGCACTATTAATCGTTGGGCCCATGGAAGTGGACATGTCATAGGGCGTGCCCGCGAAAGGCGAGACcaggggagagaagagggcgTGCGAATTTGGTTGAGATAAGGCTGTTGTCTGCTGATCAGCTACCTGTATGGAAGAATCTAGGCCGTACTGAACCCCTGGATGAAGCTCTTGGACTATTTTCTCTGTCCATCCGGGCAGATTAAAGTCAGTCGAGAGGGAAGAGTGATTTCGCAGCAAGTCCAGATCGTGAGAAACAGCTTCTGGGATCTGGTAAGTGTCCCAGGCAGTCGCCAATGCAGCCATCGGAACAGATGCTCCTGGTGAACCCATCACCATTTGAGACTCTCGCAACAAGCCTGGTTTTGGAAGCGAGCAGCGTTCACTTTCATCTTCGTCAAACAGAGCCAGTTTGTTCGTTTCTCGCTGTCACCTAAACTCCGCCAATCGAACTCTCTCCTGGCTTGCGCACGCAACTTTTCACGACTGGCTTCGGCATAATGAAGCTTGACGATATCGTCCTCGTTCCGATAGTATAGTAAGGACTGAAAGGCAACAGCTGAAGAAGGCCATTAATATGGCTGGATTTGCGTGATCTAATTGGCCCAGCCAGGTCGCTCTATCCCTACTTTTCTCCGTACATCATCCAGCTGCCGATTATTCCAATAGACCCCTAGCTATTTACTCTGCTTCCAACAATTCCCTTTATCCACACACTTCTTTATACGCATATTAGTATGTAATTATGTAAAAGGTAATGTAACTTACCTGGCTCCATTCCTTCTTTGGAGTATTAGTTTCGCAATACAATGCCCGCATGCGTCCTCCAACTTGACTGCAGGTTGCTTTGGTGTCGTCTTTGCTATATTCACCATTGTACGTGCATCTAATAGCATGTTATTTAACCAAACCTTACAATGCAAGAGTGTTAGAGATAACATACCGGCAAACACGAGCAGCCATTGTGGTACTGGTGAAAATAAAAAGTAGAGTAACAAGCTTCATTTTGAGGATAAAAGTGTAGCGTAAGTTAATATGGTAAAGAAGTAGCAATAGTCTACCTAGAAGAATAGAGAGCAGCTTTAGTTCTTTTATATAGGTTTCAAATTAAGTTAAGGTTTAAGAATACTATAATATTGTGTAAAAGTTATTTAAATAGAGGTTCAGCAGATGTAGAGGAGTAAGCAGGAAATTACAAGCTAGCTAGGGCAACTATCTGTGGCACAAAATAAAAGCTTCAGTAATAATGCACCTGCATTATTATCACCTGTTCTGCACTATATGGTTCCGCTAGCTGGCACCTAACTGGTTAGGCTGTAACATTACCTTAGCAAGGAGTACTTTAGAATTATTATGCACTTCTAGTATAAATCTAGCCTTAAGAGTTGCGAAGGCTATGGGCTGTAGCTCTATGCTCCCTGTAAGGGAGCTTAAACTTAGTATTAGTATAGTATTAGGAACGCTAAATTAATAGGAATACTAAATTAACGGGAACGCCGAACCAATAGAAACGCCGAACTAACGGGAACGCCGAACTAACAGGAACGCCAAACTAACGGCAAAGCTAAACTAACGGGAACGCCGAACTAACGGGAACGCCGAACTAATAGGAACGCCAAACTAACAAGAACATTAACTCAAGAACAAACTCAGGGGGAGAGACACTCCTTGTCGTGACTTCAGTGGCAGCTTGCCTGTCAAGAGATCGTTGGACAATACGACCTTGGAACGTCTCCCAGAAATAGAGGCGTAATCTTACTCTAAGACTTACAAGTGAATTGATAGATAAGGTCTGCAGTAGTCATTACAATTGCCTCATTCATTACCCGTGGCAATCCCATCCCTGCCCCATCAAAAGAAAAGTGTATTTTACATGACGATTGAGAACAAATGAAATCATCGTCAGTGGATTAAAGCTGGGAACGAAGTAGATTGGTAGCCTCCACAACCACTGCGTGTCTCGATCATGACGTACATAGCCCTTGTTGGAGCCCTCGATACGTATCCGAGAAACTCAACCCGAGCTAATGTTTTCCTTCACCTGGGTAGGAAAATTCGAAGGATCGACCAAAAATTACTTCATGAATTTGTTTGGATTTTTTCAACCCCTTTGGATCGTTGCGGTTTTCATATGTTTTATTCTTGAACAGGTGTTGGAGTGTGATCATTCCGTCTTGCATCTTCTATGAAACTCCATTACTGACTATGACAAGCTTGCCCTTACAAACTTCCATCATAAGAGACAGTCGCGTGTTCAGTTATGCCAAGTAGTTGGCCCCAAATCCATCCATCAACTCTCGGTATCAGCTCCGCTGTCTGCCCCCGCTCCCGGCTTGCGCGCGTACACAAGATGCCTAGAGAATGTCAGCACTTCCTCCCAGGTTTCGAATAGGACGCACTTACAAATCGAATACCGTCTGCAGACGGGGGTCTTTGAGCGCTTTACGAACTTCGCTGGCGGCGACCAGGATCTCGGCATACTCCCATCCCATCACCTCCTTCAAAAGAAAGGTTCCGAACCCCTCCAGGGACTGATCCATAAACTGGAGGGAGCAAATGCCGACTTCTTTCAGGAGGGGGTTGTTGGCCCATGGCCCAACCGGGACCGGCCACTTgttctcgacgacatcgacgaaCCCAGCCGCCTCGAGATTTTTGGCTATACCATGATCACGGCATTGCAATCCAACCTTGCCGAGCTTGGCGATTGCATCGAGCAAGGCTTTAATCCAAGTATTGTAGATGTGCTTGTCGCCAAGATCCTGGATTTGAGAGCGTATCTGGATGTCGTGCTCCTTGACCTCAATGTAACCGCCGGGCTTGGTGCATCGATAAGCTTGTTCGTAAACCGCTTGCCAGTCGGACACACAGCCTTCGAGGTTTCGGATGTGGATGAAGTCAAAGTAGTCCGCTGGCCACGTCCATGGTTGTTCAATGTCGTCAATTTGGAACTTGCAGTTCGGCGGGACCCAACCAGGCTGGATCGGCgagacgtcgacgccgatcACCTCGGCGGATGGAAACTCGTCGGCGAAATCGCTATCTTCAGTAAGTTGACGTTCCCAGCAACAGTCTTCTTTTCAAAAATAGGTAACCTTGACCAACTTACATGGCCCAAATACCAGTTCCGGTGCCCACATCAAGAACCATCTATCACAGATTAGCTTTACAAAAACCACGGGGGATACTCGTTGGATGCTGAGCTGCTTACGTGCGAAGTCTTGCCAACCGGAGAGAGGAACAGCTTATCACCGAGGAACATGGTCATACAATAATGGCTATCAAGTTGTGAGTTAGCAGGCCGGTGCCAATCGTCCAGACAGTCAAACCAAACTTACTTGATATCGAGCCCCTCATTTTGCTTTTCGTCGTTGGGCCCCCAATAGTCTACCTTTTGAGTGTACGTTCGCCCATGGAGACGACGGTACTCAGTAATGCTGTCGGCCAAGGAAGCAGTAGATGAGGAAACAATACTGCGCAAAATGAGTACGACGCCTCGTCAACCTATCGTTTCTTGGAACAACGTACCTTCTTGTCTCCGCCTCAGACTCATCGTCACCGTTGGCTTCAATATTGGGGTCCTGCGCAAGTTTGAATCAGCACATAATCACTTCACTTCACCGCTAATCCCCGCCACAAATCTGGAATACCCACAATTGTGATTGGCCCTTGGGCAGGTCCAGCAGCAGGGGCATTGCTGCCGGCTACCCCGGTTGACTCTGTAACTGGGTTCGGAGATGTAGACATGATGGCAATTTGGCAACTGAGACAGTAAGAAGCCTTCTCGGGATGAAGGCACAGATTGAAGACTGTGATGAGGAGTCAGAAAAGTAGATAAAGGGATGGGGTTCCCGTCAAGACCCTTTTGAAGGGGCTGGAATTGCGCGTTGGACCGTTGGTTGCAGCGACATACTCTACATACACTCTGCAGACAGACCCAGTCCCGCCGAGAGCAGTTTTTTTGTACCCGGATCCCCGGGCGAATAAGACAGGCTTGTTTGTTCGTCTAACTGCAGCTGCTAGGCCTTTTCGGGAAGGATCGAATGTTTTATCATTTGATCAGTCACTTGCATGGTTGTTGGAGCAGCATGCGAGGGAACAACCAAATCGGCAACCAAAGCGGCAACTTGGCCGCGTCTCTTCTGAGGATGTTCTCCGTGCCCAAAAACCCTCTTTTGTCAAGGTTCAAGACTTGCTCACTCGGACCTTTAGTCAAGGGAACACTAGCATTGGCGTCGAAGACAACGGTCAATACCAAGCCTCACGGGAACTTAACCCTGATTCTTCCAACTTTCAGGCACGTACCACGGTGAGATTCTGGGAGCAGTTTTATCTTGGTTCGTAATTGAGGACTTGTGAGCAAGAACAGATGATGATATCCTCGTTTGCAGAAGATGCGGCTTGGGTCCTCGATACGTAAAGTAACCAAAAGCGAAGGTTGATTCAGAGCCATACGTTATGGTTTCATCTCGACGAGACATTATTCCAAGTTCTAACTGCAACAGCTCGCTAACTGCATGTGCATGTCCAACTGTCGGCGTTCTTGGGGTCGAAGCCATCCCCCTTGAAGACGTTCCGCCGCGGGTACCTGCAGTGCCGGCGCTGAAAATCCACGCCCAAAGCGACCGTGTCGTTGACGAACTTGGTCCCCGTTATGGTGTCCGgagcgacgccgccctcgacccaGTCCACGATGGCAGCGAGGACGTTGTGCGTCCCGTAGAAGGGCAggttgtcggcgatggccgcGGCGTTGCCCCCGGCGCCCCCCTGGCCGATGAGCCAGGCCCCGGGTCCCGTCGTGCAGTGGGACAGCCCCGATATGCGGAAGAAGCGGGCAAACTGGTCCATCTCAGCCGTGCTCAGGCCCATGCCCCGGGACAGGCGGTCGTAGAACATGGGAGTGCGGAAGCTCGTGATCTGGTGGTCCTGCTGGCCGTGGTACATGAGAAGTTTCCCACCTCTGTTCTTGAAGGCCGAGAGGTCGCTCGGGTGCGTCCTGATGTCGCCGGGGTTCTTCTGCTCGGCGAAGAcgccgtccttctcgagccTGTAGCCGGAGGCATCCCAGCTCGGGTCGTTGTACACGGCGTACCGGAACCAGTTCTGCGAGTTCGCCCAGGGCTTGCCGTTGTACAGCCCGTCTGCGGTGTTGATCTCGCTGCCGGGGTTCATGCCCGGCCAGAACACGTTTCCCTGGGCGTCCTTTGTCGGGGCGAAAATCCCTCTCACGATTTCGACTTGCTTGCTCGAAAGGCAgccggtgccgtcggcggcggtggcgttgCCGCGGCACAGCAGGGCTCCGGGATCGAAGTTGCACAAGGCCGGATCCTCGATGATGCCGTCTtccgcgccgtcgatggcgtcaCATTGCCTGAGGACCTCGCTGTGgatcgtcgtcttccagaCCGCCGGGGCGATGAAGTCCTTTGAGTCCGCGGCACCGGTCTGCGGCAGGTAGCTGGCCCTGTGGGAGTAGAGGTTGTTGAAGTCGATGGCgggggcgccggcgacgacgccgtcaaaGTCTTCGGGGAACATGTCTGCGGCTTTGATGCCCTGACGCCCGCCGAGCGAGCAGCCCAAGAAGTATGAGCCTGTCGCCGGTCGCTTGTACATGGACTGCAGGAGCTGTTTGCCTGCAACGACTCCCACGTGTAGTCTAGAGACTCAGTCAGCCCGCGGATATTTTCGACCACCGGGGGTTATGTATTGGCGAGACGCACGCTCTCCAGGAAAAGTCAATCaccacgtcgtcgttgttCAGGAACTGGATTCCGGTTGTCCCCGCGTGTCCGTTGTTCGTACCAACGGCTGCGAACCCATGAGCGGTGGCGTACGCCATATCCTCGTAGTGAACGCCTGAGATTCCATGGTCAGTCAAGTTTTGTCCATGAGTCCCTTCGCCGTGAGATCACGCACAGCCATCGAGCCCCCCTCCGGCAACAGTCACCAGACGGCCGTTCCACTTCTCCGGTAACCACACCTCCGTCACCACCTccgacctggccgaggtTGTCAGGTTCATGGCAACCCGGCAGAGGTCCGCCCTGACAACCTGGCTTGCCCGGTTGCAGGCGGCATCCTGCTCTGGAAAGACAAGGTCGGTGCCGGACGTGACGAACGCTAGCTCTCGGCCGGTCGAGTTGGCCACTATCGACTGGGGCGTGAGAGCGAGACAGTCCTCCCGAAATGACGCAAGTGCCGGCCCCAGGAGGACAAACAAGGGCAAAGCGAAGGGCGCCAGCATGTTTTCTTCCGCAGAGGCTGTCTACAGATCCCAGAGGGTTGAGCAACACGGGGTGAGTTGTTTTGAATGcgatgttgaagaaggcataatcacagagagagaagggtgGCTGAAGAACATGAGGGCGGCACGTTAATTCGTTAATTACCCCGCTTACGGCGCTCACGGGGTCGTACCAATATGCCCCCTTACCTTAGAACCCCAAATTAGCCTGCATTTAAAGGTGACCTGAACACCAATGCTTTACCCTGGGTTGGCTAATTGGGGCTTGAGTATCCCCCGGTCACGCAAGGTTGTTTTTACCAGGTTCCCTGTCTCGAAAGACTGCGTATGATGGGCGCTGCACGAGAGCATATGTACCCTCACGTTAACAATGTCTAGAGGTACCAAAAGTGGTAATCGCCATTGTGTTGTTCTAGGAGCCCTCATTAAGTGTCACCGGGTTATGAGTTCTAACCAGATGTAGTGTCTGAAAGAAGCAACATCAGCGTGTCTGTCTGCCCTTACTTCTCGTCGTCTAGGTGATAATGTAGGCACACCGGATACAGCAACTAAAAAATCGACCTTTTTCCAGGGCTTCCATGGCGTCTAAACAGCGTACTGTGAATCTCCATCGTTTCACCAGGCAAGTTGTTTGGACAGACTGTTAAGTGACACACTCGTAGCCAGACTATATCACAAAGCAAGGGGAGCAGAGGCGTTTTCGTTTCTTGACCAAGTACGGATAGCACTTGTCTCGACCATGGTATTTCTATCGCGTAAAAGACATAACATTGGGTATTATGCAGCTACAGCGTCCCCACCCCAAAAcagacacacagacacacacacacacacggaTACACATCCCATCTAGTAGATGTTGTGCTCACCGTGGGAGCAGCTCTTGGCGATGGAGGCCTGCTCGGAGGCGAGCGCCCACTTCTGGAACTCGCGGCGGATGGCGtcgcggctgcggcgggcGGGGGTGGTGTTGGCGCGGCGgggcaggccggcgggcAGCTCGTTAGCgaagtcggcggcgacgcgggcggcggccttggtgttgatggtgatggcgtcccagttgatgttgtcgaggttgtcgcAGGCGAGGTGGTAGCAGGGGTCGGTcggggcgccggcgccggtgaagatgccggaggaggggatgCCGAGCTGGAGGAAGCCGACGTAGTCGGAGCTGgagccgaagccgccgaacGCGGCGGGCTTGCCCTGGGCGGCGATGTAGTCGTGGATGGGCTGGGCGCCGAACTTGTCGCCCGGGTTGTCGCCGAGGTAGACGTTGTAGACCGGGTTGATGGAGCCGATCATGTCGTAGTTCCAGTAGAAgcggatggcgtcggcctcggcctcggacaGCTGGGCGGTGTAGTAGAGggagccgacgaggccgctctcctcggcgccccACCAGATGAAGCGGACCTTGTTCTTGAAGCCGGTGTACTTCTTGAAGGAGCCGGCGATCTCGAGCAGGGCCGAggtgccgctgccgtcgtcgttgacgccGGGGCCGGCCTGGACGCTGTCGAGATGGGCGCCCAGGACGATGACGTTGTTGGGGTCGccctccttggtctcggagATGATGTTCCACGTCTCGCGCTCGCCccagacggcgtcgacgaggaggttgacCTCGAGggtctcgccggcggcgaggcgctcCCGCCAGGCGgtggcgtcctcgagcggGATGAGGCCGACGGGCACCAGCAGGCCCAGGTTCTCGGCGCTGAGGGTGGCCGAGCCGATGTTGCGGCCGGGGGTCTGGTTGTAGaggatgacgccgacggcgccggcggccttggccagcttgagcttgtcggcgatggcgcaGACGCCACGCTTCACGAGGGCGAGCTTGCCGGTGGCGTCGATGCCCTCCCACTGGTCGGCAAAGCAGCCGGAGCCTAATCAAGCAGAGAAGAAGGGTCAGTTCAATCTCGAGCCACGGAACGGGGAAGTCAGTCAGTTCAGATAGGAGGAGACATTTTGGGCTTACCTCGGGCATCATCAACGGGGGTGTCGATGAGCGGCGCCGTGTTGCCGCCGGGCAGGGCGGTCGGGTGGTTGTACTGGAGGCTCACAACGTagacatcctcgccgtcgggaCCGGTGACCTGGAGCTGACGGGTCTGGGAGAAGGTGTGGTTGAAGTACTGCAGCTTGGTGTCGAGCTGCTTGTGGAAGCGGCCCTGGACACGCTCGAGGATGTAGTCGGACGAGGCCTTGTAGCCGGGCAGGCCAAAGGCACggttgccgccgttgtcaCGGGCGATCTTGTTCAGGTTCCAGAGGTTGCGCTCAAGCCTGGGTGAGACGGGGGGGGGAATCTGTTAGCATCATcctcaccaccatcatcttcatg
Protein-coding sequences here:
- a CDS encoding Putative tannase/feruloyl esterase, alpha/Beta hydrolase, which gives rise to MLAPFALPLFVLLGPALASFREDCLALTPQSIVANSTGRELAFVTSGTDLVFPEQDAACNRASQVVRADLCRVAMNLTTSARSEVVTEVWLPEKWNGRLVTVAGGGLDGCVHYEDMAYATAHGFAAVGTNNGHAGTTGIQFLNNDDVVIDFSWRALHVGVVAGKQLLQSMYKRPATGSYFLGCSLGGRQGIKAADMFPEDFDGVVAGAPAIDFNNLYSHRASYLPQTGAADSKDFIAPAVWKTTIHSEVLRQCDAIDGAEDGIIEDPALCNFDPGALLCRGNATAADGTGCLSSKQVEIVRGIFAPTKDAQGNVFWPGMNPGSEINTADGLYNGKPWANSQNWFRYAVYNDPSWDASGYRLEKDGVFAEQKNPGDIRTHPSDLSAFKNRGGKLLMYHGQQDHQITSFRTPMFYDRLSRGMGLSTAEMDQFARFFRISGLSHCTTGPGAWLIGQGGAGGNAAAIADNLPFYGTHNVLAAIVDWVEGGVAPDTITGTKFVNDTVALGVDFQRRHCRYPRRNVFKGDGFDPKNADSWTCTCS
- a CDS encoding Putative PA domain, peptidase M28, PA domain superfamily translates to MKTAAALAAALFALRSFATDPLTADKAEADIKTNELERNLWNLNKIARDNGGNRAFGLPGYKASSDYILERVQGRFHKQLDTKLQYFNHTFSQTRQLQVTGPDGEDVYVVSLQYNHPTALPGGNTAPLIDTPVDDARGSGCFADQWEGIDATGKLALVKRGVCAIADKLKLAKAAGAVGVILYNQTPGRNIGSATLSAENLGLLVPVGLIPLEDATAWRERLAAGETLEVNLLVDAVWGERETWNIISETKEGDPNNVIVLGAHLDSVQAGPGVNDDGSGTSALLEIAGSFKKYTGFKNKVRFIWWGAEESGLVGSLYYTAQLSEAEADAIRFYWNYDMIGSINPVYNVYLGDNPGDKFGAQPIHDYIAAQGKPAAFGGFGSSSDYVGFLQLGIPSSGIFTGAGAPTDPCYHLACDNLDNINWDAITINTKAAARVAADFANELPAGLPRRANTTPARRSRDAIRREFQKWALASEQASIAKSCSHGEHNIY
- a CDS encoding Putative S-adenosyl-L-methionine-dependent methyltransferase superfamily, with the protein product MSTSPNPVTESTGVAGSNAPAAGPAQGPITIDPNIEANGDDESEAETRSIVSSSTASLADSITEYRRLHGRTYTQKVDYWGPNDEKQNEGLDINHYCMTMFLGDKLFLSPVGKTSHMVLDVGTGTGIWAIDFADEFPSAEVIGVDVSPIQPGWVPPNCKFQIDDIEQPWTWPADYFDFIHIRNLEGCVSDWQAVYEQAYRCTKPGGYIEVKEHDIQIRSQIQDLGDKHIYNTWIKALLDAIAKLGKVGLQCRDHGIAKNLEAAGFVDVVENKWPVPVGPWANNPLLKEVGICSLQFMDQSLEGFGTFLLKEVMGWEYAEILVAASEVRKALKDPRLQTVFDLHLVYARKPGAGADSGADTES